In Leptolyngbya sp. SIO1E4, one DNA window encodes the following:
- a CDS encoding alpha-D-ribose 1-methylphosphonate 5-triphosphate diphosphatase, which yields MTEHVYTHYRLQLLDSEILGTLVVRDGIIADIQPGVVSQGHNGAGDYLMPGLVELHTDNLEQRMSPRPNVQWPLEVAAVHHDRDLAAAGITTVCDAIAIGDVTPTSMRMTEFGPMIETLHQGQMDGRFSVDHRLHLRCELGYDQVHEVAAPYATHPLLSLISLMDHTPGQRQFAQIKTYKDYYQSKHGVRAEDMEGFIGDRIAAQQRHAAENRRQLVALARDHNICLASHDDATPDHVQESLLDGAKIAEFPTTLDAAKEAHSHGMQVLMGAPNLILGKSHSGNVSAMELIAQDLVDIISSDYVPQSLVQALFIIAQRQQKPLYEAMRLFTLNPARAISLASDRGSLEIGKRADFITVHHDGVVPRLTSVVCQGQRVA from the coding sequence ATGACTGAACATGTTTACACCCACTATCGCCTACAGCTCCTTGACTCCGAGATTCTAGGCACTCTGGTTGTCCGGGACGGAATAATCGCAGATATTCAGCCAGGCGTGGTCTCTCAAGGTCACAATGGCGCTGGGGATTACCTGATGCCAGGATTAGTAGAACTGCATACTGATAACCTAGAGCAGCGCATGTCACCTCGCCCCAACGTGCAGTGGCCCTTGGAGGTTGCTGCTGTTCACCACGATCGCGACTTGGCCGCAGCAGGCATCACCACTGTTTGTGATGCGATCGCCATTGGCGATGTTACGCCCACTTCTATGCGCATGACCGAATTTGGTCCCATGATCGAGACTTTGCATCAAGGGCAGATGGACGGTCGCTTTTCGGTCGACCATCGCCTGCACCTACGCTGTGAGCTGGGGTACGACCAAGTACATGAAGTTGCAGCCCCGTATGCGACCCATCCCCTACTGTCTCTCATCTCTTTAATGGATCACACCCCTGGCCAGCGGCAGTTCGCTCAAATAAAGACATATAAGGATTACTACCAGAGCAAACATGGGGTGCGGGCTGAAGACATGGAAGGGTTTATTGGCGATCGCATCGCCGCTCAGCAGCGCCACGCAGCAGAGAACCGCCGCCAACTGGTAGCACTGGCCCGTGACCATAACATTTGCCTTGCTAGCCACGATGACGCGACGCCAGACCATGTACAGGAATCTCTGCTAGATGGGGCGAAAATTGCTGAGTTCCCAACCACTCTAGATGCAGCCAAAGAGGCCCATAGCCACGGCATGCAGGTGCTCATGGGGGCACCCAATTTAATCCTAGGCAAGTCCCATTCTGGCAATGTCTCAGCCATGGAGCTGATAGCACAGGATCTCGTGGACATCATCTCGTCTGACTACGTCCCCCAAAGCCTGGTGCAGGCTCTGTTTATAATCGCTCAGCGGCAACAAAAACCTCTCTATGAAGCGATGCGACTCTTTACCCTGAACCCAGCTCGAGCCATCAGCCTGGCGAGCGATCGCGGCAGCCTAGAAATTGGCAAACGGGCTGATTTTATTACCGTGCACCATGACGGCGTCGTCCCCCGGTTAACCTCAGTCGTGTGCCAGGGGCAGCGGGTCGCTTAG
- the phnC gene encoding phosphonate ABC transporter ATP-binding protein, whose product MDKSAIIYLDQVGVTYPNQVVALKSVSLQLNRGEFAVVLGASGAGKSTLLRSVNYLNPPTQGQIIVDGLGALSQPRVLRLHRKRTGMIFQQHQLIERHSALDNVLMGRLAYHSFWQSLLPLPQRDQQIALSCLERVNLIDKALTPVKNLSGGQQQRVGIARALAQQPQLMLADEPIASLDPASAHQVLSLLRTICKTDGIAALLSLHQVDFAQEYGDRIIGLAHGKVIFDGPPSALNSHHLDEIYTGQPLTAMM is encoded by the coding sequence ATGGACAAATCCGCAATTATTTATCTAGACCAGGTGGGCGTGACCTATCCAAATCAGGTAGTTGCCCTCAAGTCTGTATCGCTGCAGCTAAACCGGGGAGAGTTTGCAGTGGTTTTGGGTGCCTCAGGGGCCGGCAAGTCAACCTTGCTACGCAGCGTGAATTATTTGAACCCACCCACTCAAGGCCAGATTATTGTCGATGGCCTTGGCGCGTTGAGTCAGCCTCGGGTATTGCGATTACATCGCAAACGAACGGGCATGATTTTTCAGCAGCACCAGCTGATTGAACGTCACTCAGCATTAGACAACGTGCTGATGGGGCGGCTAGCTTATCACTCATTTTGGCAAAGTTTGCTGCCACTCCCCCAACGCGATCAACAGATTGCCCTGAGTTGTTTAGAACGGGTCAATCTCATTGACAAGGCGCTAACGCCGGTTAAAAACCTGAGTGGGGGTCAGCAGCAGCGGGTCGGTATTGCCCGTGCCTTGGCGCAACAGCCCCAGTTAATGCTGGCAGATGAACCCATTGCCAGCCTTGACCCAGCCAGTGCCCATCAGGTGTTGTCGCTCCTCCGCACGATTTGTAAAACAGATGGCATTGCGGCGCTGCTGAGCTTGCATCAGGTGGATTTTGCTCAGGAATACGGCGATCGCATTATTGGGTTAGCCCACGGAAAAGTTATTTTTGATGGCCCCCCCTCTGCCTTAAATAGTCACCATTTAGATGAAATTTACACTGGGCAGCCTCTGACGGCGATGATGTGA
- the recO gene encoding DNA repair protein RecO has product MSRSYKATGINLKGMPLGETDRLLTILTIERGLIRVIAPGARKHKSRLAGRSSQFVVNEVLIVQGKRLDKLVQAETVRSFPGLASDLAKLTASQYLAELVLCQALSEQPQQELFTLLVEHLQRLEQATGDGVLACLSQGIFHLLALAGVAPEVQRCSLSQVEIVPDFTQPDWRVGFSPMSGGIVSTTQLNQHQVAANRARMASGRYAVKESRHSLGSYRRSPSQPEITLITALELALLQRLGQPALITGQSTVGLASGSEKTRLLWQRIERLLRQYAQHHFDRPIRSATLMDTCFPITVPAE; this is encoded by the coding sequence ATGAGTCGCTCCTATAAAGCTACTGGCATTAACTTAAAGGGCATGCCCCTCGGAGAAACGGATCGACTGTTGACAATTTTGACTATTGAGCGCGGGTTAATTCGAGTGATTGCACCCGGTGCCCGCAAGCATAAATCGCGTTTGGCTGGACGGAGCAGTCAGTTCGTTGTCAATGAGGTGTTGATTGTTCAGGGGAAGCGGCTCGATAAATTAGTTCAGGCCGAAACGGTTCGCTCCTTTCCCGGTCTCGCTTCCGACTTAGCTAAGCTGACAGCTAGCCAGTACCTAGCGGAATTAGTTCTCTGCCAAGCCTTGAGTGAGCAGCCACAGCAGGAGCTTTTCACGCTGCTGGTAGAACATCTGCAGCGCTTGGAACAGGCCACAGGAGATGGAGTGTTAGCTTGCCTGAGCCAGGGCATTTTTCATCTCTTAGCGCTGGCGGGTGTGGCCCCAGAAGTGCAGCGGTGTAGCCTCAGCCAGGTAGAAATTGTGCCTGATTTCACCCAACCTGATTGGCGGGTTGGGTTTAGCCCCATGTCGGGGGGAATCGTGAGTACGACACAGCTAAATCAGCATCAAGTTGCTGCAAACAGAGCGAGAATGGCCAGTGGGCGTTACGCTGTTAAAGAAAGCCGTCATTCTCTGGGAAGCTATCGGCGATCGCCCAGTCAACCAGAGATCACTTTGATTACGGCTTTAGAGCTTGCTCTATTACAACGGTTGGGGCAGCCAGCGCTAATTACCGGTCAATCGACGGTAGGGTTAGCTTCTGGCTCAGAGAAGACAAGGCTTCTCTGGCAGCGGATTGAGCGTCTTTTGCGACAGTACGCTCAGCACCACTTTGATCGTCCTATCCGTTCAGCTACGTTAATGGATACATGTTTTCCAATTACAGTTCCTGCTGAATGA
- a CDS encoding pentapeptide repeat-containing protein, whose amino-acid sequence MTPQDLLKLYADGETNFKGAVLIGIDLSKADLIGANLQQADMENANLTLTYLSRVNFQQANLSRAQMAGANLNQANLTQTNLRDANLHGASLQGADLRSAKLTLADLMDANLLEADLRNADMSGANLTGACLRGANLRQESRKYIASLRGANLRQADLQGANLRGANLAYVDLSEANLANVSLRGADLHGANLHKAHLVEANLSDAILVEANLNQANLTNVSANRADFSGANLSQAILQDIRLSSAVMSHASMNGVVLTRAQINLADLSRVDMTRANLKSASLVETYLGRANLAEADLTDAILTRAELSSTNLLGAILTRTTMPDGSIHR is encoded by the coding sequence ATGACTCCTCAAGACCTGCTTAAACTCTATGCTGACGGTGAGACAAACTTTAAAGGGGCTGTTCTCATTGGTATCGACCTCTCTAAAGCAGATCTCATTGGCGCTAATCTGCAACAGGCAGATATGGAAAACGCCAACCTTACCTTGACATACCTGAGTCGGGTTAACTTCCAACAAGCCAATCTCTCCCGAGCCCAGATGGCTGGGGCGAACCTCAATCAGGCAAATTTGACCCAGACAAATTTAAGAGATGCCAATTTACATGGCGCCAGCCTCCAGGGAGCCGATCTCCGCAGCGCCAAATTAACCCTCGCTGATCTGATGGATGCAAACCTGCTTGAGGCCGATTTAAGAAATGCGGATATGAGTGGTGCTAATCTCACGGGGGCTTGTCTACGGGGTGCCAACTTGCGACAGGAAAGCCGCAAATACATTGCTAGCCTGCGAGGGGCAAATTTACGGCAAGCGGATTTACAAGGCGCTAACTTACGAGGAGCCAACTTAGCCTATGTGGATCTCAGCGAAGCCAACTTAGCAAATGTCAGCTTACGGGGCGCAGATTTACATGGTGCCAATCTCCACAAGGCACATTTGGTGGAAGCTAACCTGAGCGATGCAATTCTGGTAGAAGCCAATCTAAATCAAGCAAACCTGACCAATGTCTCGGCTAACCGCGCAGATTTTTCAGGGGCTAATTTAAGTCAGGCAATCTTACAAGATATCCGGTTATCCTCTGCGGTCATGTCCCACGCATCCATGAACGGCGTGGTTTTAACAAGGGCACAGATAAATTTGGCAGATCTCAGTCGCGTGGACATGACCCGAGCGAACTTAAAAAGTGCCTCACTCGTGGAGACCTATCTAGGGCGGGCAAATTTGGCCGAGGCTGACTTGACTGATGCTATTTTGACTCGGGCTGAGCTGAGCAGCACTAACTTATTGGGTGCCATCCTCACGAGAACAACTATGCCAGATGGCAGCATTCATCGCTAA
- the phnF gene encoding phosphonate metabolism transcriptional regulator PhnF: MRQETLPLYIQIASELRQNIAEAVFKIGDRLPTETELSARFGVNRHTLRRAMEVLRQEGIVGVERGRGTFVMATPIAVPIGKRVRFNEALKAQSLKPQRQVLRIVDLKADAQLSQSLDSAIGEPALLFERLSLVDDIPISVASSYFPSQRFPELATHCQNYRSISQMLQNEYGCDHIRRQTRISARTARPRDARLLKMPATSPILLSEAINVDQQGAVIEYGVTRFRSDRMELVIENEA, translated from the coding sequence ATGCGGCAAGAAACCCTGCCACTTTATATTCAAATCGCCAGTGAATTACGCCAAAATATTGCCGAGGCCGTTTTTAAGATTGGCGATCGCCTGCCCACAGAAACCGAACTGAGTGCACGCTTCGGCGTTAACCGCCATACGCTCCGACGAGCCATGGAAGTCTTGCGGCAAGAAGGGATTGTCGGCGTTGAGAGAGGTCGAGGGACCTTTGTTATGGCAACCCCTATCGCCGTCCCAATTGGCAAACGCGTTCGCTTTAACGAAGCCCTAAAAGCTCAGTCCCTCAAGCCCCAACGGCAGGTGCTGCGGATTGTTGACCTCAAGGCCGATGCCCAGCTTTCCCAGTCTCTCGACAGTGCGATCGGGGAACCAGCGCTATTGTTTGAACGGCTCAGTTTGGTCGATGACATTCCGATCAGCGTCGCCAGCAGCTATTTTCCAAGTCAGCGCTTTCCAGAATTAGCCACTCACTGTCAAAACTATCGCTCGATTTCTCAAATGCTGCAGAACGAGTATGGATGTGATCACATTCGTCGGCAGACACGCATATCTGCCCGCACGGCCCGCCCTAGAGACGCCCGTCTCCTGAAAATGCCAGCCACCAGCCCGATCCTGCTGTCAGAGGCAATCAATGTCGATCAGCAGGGTGCCGTCATTGAATATGGCGTGACCCGATTCCGCAGCGATCGTATGGAACTGGTGATTGAAAATGAGGCCTAA
- a CDS encoding glycosyltransferase family 4 protein — MHVAWLGKKSPFCGNVTYSQEITQALLERGYQVTFLHFDHGQPESSGSPPTLPSKTSEAIQCREVVLPFLFKSQILTIPSLRSGKLLVEALEHLQPDIVHASLTLSPLDFRLPDICQAIKLPLVVTFHPAFDRKLRTLSSGTQQIAYQVYAPMLARCDRVIVFSKLQQNLLVRLGVPESRVAVVPNGVDVSKYAPGPSAIKSTLRARQLFVYQGRLSPEKNVEALLKAWQQAKMGADYKLVIVGNGPLEHSLRLFYGGDKTIHWLGFVQDELRRIDILRGADAFILPSLVEGLSLSLLEAMSCGTACIATDAGADGEVLEEGAGIVIDTQRVVHQLQTILPILRDQPEMTRLLGQKARQRVLERYTLAKNVSQVEAIYQDLTTFTFAPKSSYMML; from the coding sequence ATGCACGTAGCATGGCTTGGCAAAAAATCACCATTCTGTGGAAATGTCACCTACAGCCAAGAAATAACCCAAGCGTTGTTAGAACGCGGCTATCAGGTAACTTTCCTGCACTTTGATCATGGTCAACCAGAGTCTTCAGGATCACCCCCTACCCTACCCTCAAAAACGTCTGAGGCGATTCAGTGTCGGGAAGTTGTGCTCCCATTCTTGTTTAAGTCTCAAATCTTGACGATTCCTTCGTTGCGCTCTGGGAAGCTGCTGGTTGAAGCGCTAGAGCATCTGCAGCCCGATATCGTTCATGCTTCCCTAACGCTCTCTCCCCTGGACTTCCGGTTGCCTGATATTTGTCAGGCTATAAAATTGCCCTTAGTGGTCACATTCCATCCAGCCTTTGACCGCAAGCTAAGAACCCTAAGTTCTGGGACGCAGCAGATTGCCTATCAGGTTTATGCACCGATGCTGGCTCGCTGCGATCGGGTCATTGTCTTTTCCAAATTGCAGCAAAATTTGTTAGTCCGTTTGGGTGTTCCAGAAAGCAGGGTTGCGGTAGTTCCCAATGGCGTTGACGTCAGTAAATACGCGCCAGGGCCTTCTGCTATCAAGTCAACGTTAAGGGCAAGGCAGCTCTTTGTGTATCAGGGACGGCTATCTCCAGAGAAAAATGTTGAGGCCCTTCTCAAGGCATGGCAACAGGCAAAGATGGGGGCAGACTATAAGCTCGTTATTGTGGGTAACGGCCCCTTAGAGCATTCCCTAAGGCTCTTTTATGGCGGCGACAAGACCATTCATTGGTTAGGGTTCGTGCAAGATGAACTGCGTCGCATTGATATTTTGCGAGGAGCCGATGCGTTTATCTTACCGTCGTTGGTAGAAGGACTGTCCCTATCCCTCTTAGAGGCCATGTCCTGCGGTACAGCCTGTATTGCGACTGATGCAGGTGCAGATGGTGAGGTCTTAGAGGAGGGGGCCGGTATTGTTATAGACACTCAACGGGTCGTTCATCAGCTGCAAACAATTTTGCCGATTCTTCGAGATCAGCCTGAAATGACCCGGCTATTGGGGCAAAAAGCCCGTCAACGCGTGCTAGAGCGGTATACCCTGGCCAAAAATGTGTCCCAAGTAGAGGCGATTTATCAAGATCTCACAACCTTTACCTTTGCCCCCAAGTCGTCTTACATGATGCTCTGA
- the phnD gene encoding phosphate/phosphite/phosphonate ABC transporter substrate-binding protein, translated as MVNIYLRQGMTSLMLAGVVVLTGCNRSDSVARSNAENANPSKLVVALLPDEDAATVIQDNDGLATYLEETLDREIELVVTTDYSSMIEAVSNERLDLAYFGPLSYVLAKTKSDIEPFAARLKDGATTYTSIIIGNVEAGIDDVADIEGATVAFGDPASTSSRLFPELTLAEAGLSSGEDYEAVFLGAHDAVALAVQNGNAQVGGLSRPIFESLVEEGTIDPSQVTIIAESEPIPQYPWTMRSNLDPDLKAQIEAAFLSIDDDSVLGPFKADGFAAMEDADYDSIRKAGDTLGLDLGEFVQ; from the coding sequence ATGGTGAACATCTACTTGAGACAGGGAATGACGAGTCTGATGTTGGCAGGGGTCGTTGTGTTAACCGGCTGTAATCGCTCTGACTCAGTGGCCCGCTCCAATGCAGAAAACGCCAACCCATCTAAGTTGGTGGTGGCATTACTGCCTGATGAAGATGCGGCGACGGTCATTCAGGATAATGACGGCCTAGCGACATACTTGGAAGAAACTCTGGATAGAGAAATTGAGTTGGTGGTCACGACCGACTACTCATCCATGATTGAGGCTGTGAGCAATGAACGGTTGGACTTGGCCTACTTTGGCCCGTTGTCCTACGTCTTAGCCAAAACTAAGAGTGATATTGAACCCTTTGCTGCCCGCCTCAAGGACGGCGCAACCACTTATACCTCTATCATCATCGGCAATGTTGAAGCTGGAATTGATGACGTTGCTGACATTGAGGGGGCAACCGTTGCCTTTGGCGACCCGGCCTCTACGTCTAGTCGATTATTCCCAGAGTTGACGCTGGCAGAGGCCGGGCTATCCTCAGGTGAAGATTACGAAGCCGTCTTTTTAGGGGCCCATGATGCCGTGGCTCTGGCTGTTCAGAATGGCAATGCTCAAGTGGGTGGGCTTAGCCGCCCCATTTTTGAGTCTCTGGTGGAAGAAGGCACGATTGATCCATCTCAGGTGACAATTATTGCGGAGTCAGAGCCCATTCCTCAGTATCCCTGGACGATGCGATCTAACCTAGACCCTGATCTGAAAGCGCAAATTGAGGCAGCTTTTTTGAGTATTGACGATGACTCGGTGCTGGGTCCGTTCAAAGCGGATGGCTTTGCCGCCATGGAAGATGCAGATTATGACAGTATTCGTAAAGCCGGAGACACCCTGGGGCTGGATCTGGGAGAGTTTGTGCAATAG
- a CDS encoding winged helix-turn-helix transcriptional regulator: MEISSLSQQSIDDIAAAFAALGQPSRLKIVRLLLSAYPHGLPAGEIQKELGIAAATLSHHLDKLRQVGIVTAQKDRQWIWYSAQSETLKSLIDFLFEECCTRNKVIDLEGVTRVDMEASSKPACCDFRNLNE, translated from the coding sequence ATGGAAATAAGCAGTCTATCTCAGCAATCCATTGACGACATCGCCGCCGCCTTTGCAGCGCTAGGCCAGCCTTCGCGGTTAAAAATTGTGCGGCTTCTGTTGTCCGCCTATCCCCACGGGCTACCCGCAGGAGAGATTCAGAAAGAGTTAGGCATCGCTGCCGCCACCCTATCTCATCACCTAGACAAGCTGCGTCAGGTAGGCATTGTCACAGCGCAGAAAGATCGCCAGTGGATCTGGTATAGCGCCCAGTCTGAAACGTTGAAATCTTTGATCGACTTTTTATTTGAGGAGTGTTGCACCCGGAATAAAGTGATTGATCTAGAGGGGGTGACCAGAGTCGATATGGAAGCCTCTAGCAAGCCTGCTTGTTGTGACTTCCGCAACCTAAACGAGTAA
- a CDS encoding VOC family protein gives MITGLNHVTLAVSDLNASFSFYTTVLDCQPLARWQRGAYLLAGDMWLCLHLDTRTRTAPLPEYTHLALSVTPETFADWCERLTTAQVPQWQDNTSEGASLYILDPDGHKLELHVGDWRSRLAETKANPFAEEMEFFL, from the coding sequence ATGATTACTGGATTAAACCATGTCACATTAGCCGTCTCTGATCTAAACGCTTCTTTTTCCTTCTACACAACTGTTTTAGACTGTCAGCCTCTGGCTCGCTGGCAACGAGGTGCTTATCTTTTGGCGGGGGATATGTGGCTCTGTCTACATCTAGATACGAGAACTCGGACGGCTCCCTTGCCCGAATACACCCATTTGGCGTTGAGTGTTACTCCCGAAACATTCGCCGACTGGTGTGAACGCCTAACTACAGCCCAGGTTCCTCAATGGCAAGACAATACCAGTGAAGGCGCGTCTCTTTATATCCTGGATCCAGATGGACATAAATTAGAGCTCCATGTAGGTGACTGGCGATCTCGCCTGGCTGAAACTAAAGCCAACCCATTCGCAGAAGAGATGGAATTCTTTCTCTAG
- the phnE gene encoding phosphonate ABC transporter, permease protein PhnE, translating into MVITPENSDSILRQYRRRWYRQLVRVLLLGGVIFSSFVGVELLDAERMTAGIPAIISLVGEMLPPDFSRFPEWIVPIVDTLAMSVAGTAISVILSLPLCLLAARNTTPHPVCFHGARVLLNVTRAIPELILGMILVAAVGFGKLPGTLALGIHSVGMMGKFFAEAIELSDQAPVEAARSVGATEPQVIVHSIFPQVLPQMADVTFYRWEYNFRASMVLGAVGAGGIGLEIISALRILQYQQVSALLIVVLGMVTIVDSLSSYLRKGFVQ; encoded by the coding sequence ATGGTCATAACCCCCGAAAATAGCGACAGTATTCTGCGTCAATATCGGCGGAGATGGTATCGGCAGCTTGTCCGGGTTTTACTGTTGGGTGGGGTGATTTTTAGCAGCTTTGTGGGGGTAGAGCTGTTAGATGCAGAGCGGATGACGGCGGGGATTCCGGCGATTATCAGCCTGGTTGGTGAGATGCTGCCACCGGATTTCAGCCGCTTTCCTGAATGGATAGTTCCCATTGTCGATACCCTGGCGATGAGCGTGGCGGGTACGGCGATCTCCGTTATCCTGTCACTCCCTCTGTGCCTTCTCGCAGCCAGAAACACGACCCCTCATCCCGTGTGCTTCCATGGTGCCCGTGTCCTTTTGAATGTGACACGCGCGATTCCTGAACTAATTTTAGGGATGATTTTGGTGGCCGCTGTCGGGTTTGGCAAGTTGCCAGGGACGTTAGCACTGGGCATCCATTCTGTTGGCATGATGGGCAAATTTTTTGCTGAAGCCATTGAACTGAGTGATCAGGCCCCGGTGGAGGCGGCGCGGTCAGTGGGGGCGACTGAACCTCAGGTTATTGTCCATAGTATTTTTCCTCAGGTTTTGCCCCAGATGGCCGATGTCACTTTTTATCGTTGGGAATATAACTTTCGTGCCTCCATGGTGTTGGGGGCTGTAGGGGCAGGGGGCATTGGCCTAGAAATTATCAGCGCGCTGCGGATTTTGCAGTATCAACAGGTGTCAGCATTGTTGATTGTCGTTTTAGGAATGGTGACGATTGTTGATAGCTTGAGTAGCTATCTGCGAAAGGGGTTTGTACAGTGA
- a CDS encoding YHS domain-containing protein, translated as MSEQPINKFCPRSGKLIQADSLTHYRGYLVGFCNPGCRNEFASNPAVCPSDRNYFDTLLKEYELPEK; from the coding sequence ATGTCTGAACAACCCATCAACAAGTTTTGTCCCCGCTCTGGCAAACTGATTCAAGCAGATTCCTTAACGCACTACAGAGGATATCTGGTGGGCTTTTGTAATCCAGGCTGTCGCAATGAATTTGCCTCAAATCCGGCAGTTTGTCCCAGCGATCGCAACTACTTTGACACCTTGCTCAAGGAATATGAACTGCCTGAAAAGTGA
- a CDS encoding MFS transporter gives MMLRESETDCSTDVQQGPDSLELGDVPDSLDSSPTGDESAGGFVPVLKNRNFLVLWSGQVFSQLADKIYLVLMIAIIGSQFEAAGQSISGWVSAIMVAFTIPAVLFGSLAGVYVDRWSKQAVLVLTNLLRGGLVVGLPVLLWISQDWGALLQLPVGFWFLLVITFSVSTLTQFFAPAEQAIIPLIVETPHLLSANSLYTTTMMASVIIGFAIGEPVLAIADTWLSPIDGGSGWGKALLVGAGYLAAGLLLIFVRVHSDTQLQQETAHPWSDIKDGLRYLKNKPPVRNAIVQLVLLFSVFAALAVLAVRLAEIMPDLKSTQFGFLLAAGGVGMALGAAMIGQFGQRLERGRLSLYGSLGMATVLIGLSFVTHQLWPTLGLIAMLGTFAAAIGIPMQTTIQEETPATMRGKVFGLQNNLVNIALSLPLVLASVAESFWGLPLVFIILGAIVAAGGLLTWYSAGTGDDSTVTASLVKQESDRA, from the coding sequence ATGATGCTGCGTGAGTCTGAAACCGATTGCTCTACAGATGTCCAACAGGGCCCTGATTCCCTTGAACTAGGAGACGTTCCTGACTCGCTGGATTCATCACCCACAGGGGATGAATCCGCCGGGGGCTTTGTGCCTGTCCTCAAAAATCGTAACTTTCTCGTGCTGTGGAGTGGGCAGGTTTTCTCGCAGTTAGCAGACAAAATCTACTTGGTTTTGATGATTGCCATCATTGGCAGCCAGTTTGAAGCTGCAGGGCAGTCGATTAGCGGCTGGGTGTCTGCAATTATGGTGGCCTTTACGATCCCCGCCGTTTTGTTTGGATCCTTGGCAGGGGTCTATGTGGATCGCTGGAGTAAGCAAGCTGTCCTGGTGCTGACAAATTTGCTCAGAGGCGGGTTAGTGGTTGGCTTGCCTGTGCTGTTGTGGATTTCACAGGATTGGGGTGCCCTTCTGCAGCTACCGGTAGGGTTTTGGTTTCTTCTAGTTATTACTTTTTCCGTCTCCACGCTGACCCAGTTCTTTGCGCCTGCAGAGCAGGCCATTATTCCTTTAATCGTTGAGACGCCTCACCTGCTATCCGCGAATTCCCTTTACACCACGACGATGATGGCCTCGGTCATTATCGGGTTTGCGATTGGGGAGCCCGTGCTTGCGATCGCCGATACCTGGCTGTCTCCGATTGATGGCGGTTCAGGATGGGGCAAGGCGCTACTGGTAGGGGCTGGTTATCTTGCCGCAGGGCTCTTGCTGATATTCGTTCGAGTTCATAGCGATACTCAGTTGCAGCAGGAAACTGCTCATCCTTGGTCAGACATTAAAGATGGCCTACGGTATCTCAAAAACAAGCCACCGGTGCGGAACGCGATCGTGCAACTGGTGCTGCTATTTTCCGTCTTTGCGGCTTTGGCGGTGTTGGCAGTACGGCTGGCTGAAATTATGCCTGATCTAAAATCAACCCAGTTTGGCTTTTTGCTAGCGGCCGGGGGAGTCGGTATGGCGCTTGGCGCTGCAATGATTGGTCAGTTTGGTCAACGACTAGAGCGGGGTAGGCTTAGCCTCTATGGGTCGTTAGGAATGGCCACTGTCCTGATCGGGCTTTCTTTTGTGACCCATCAGCTTTGGCCCACTTTAGGGTTGATTGCGATGTTAGGGACATTCGCGGCTGCAATTGGTATTCCAATGCAAACGACGATTCAGGAAGAAACACCTGCGACCATGCGAGGCAAAGTGTTTGGCCTCCAAAATAACTTGGTCAACATTGCCCTGAGTCTGCCATTAGTCTTGGCTAGCGTCGCAGAAAGTTTTTGGGGTCTCCCTTTAGTTTTCATTATCCTCGGGGCAATCGTCGCTGCGGGGGGCCTGTTGACCTGGTATAGTGCCGGTACGGGTGATGACAGCACAGTAACAGCGTCTCTCGTTAAGCAAGAGAGCGATCGCGCCTAG
- a CDS encoding GNAT family N-acetyltransferase, which translates to MEVWVRPAELSDLSAVLRLYAQPELDDGRVLGLEDAAHLFEKIRQYPSYGLFVAERQGQIVGTFTLLIMDNLIHQGTPSAIVEAVAVDPENQGQGIGQQMMQWAIAHCREAGCYKLVISASLKRDRAHAFYKSLGFVQHGYSFQVEF; encoded by the coding sequence ATGGAAGTTTGGGTTCGTCCTGCGGAGTTATCCGATTTATCAGCCGTTCTAAGGCTATATGCCCAGCCGGAACTGGATGACGGCAGGGTGCTTGGACTAGAGGACGCTGCTCATCTCTTTGAAAAAATCCGACAATATCCGAGTTATGGGCTGTTCGTCGCAGAACGCCAGGGGCAGATTGTGGGCACGTTTACCCTGCTGATTATGGATAACCTGATTCATCAGGGCACGCCTTCTGCCATTGTCGAAGCTGTTGCCGTAGACCCTGAAAATCAAGGGCAAGGCATTGGACAACAGATGATGCAGTGGGCGATCGCCCACTGCCGTGAGGCTGGCTGTTATAAACTGGTGATTTCAGCAAGCCTCAAGCGCGATCGAGCCCACGCTTTCTACAAATCTCTAGGGTTCGTCCAGCATGGCTACAGCTTTCAAGTTGAGTTCTAG